TTATTTTTAAGAACTGCAGAGTCCAAGGTATTCTCATCCCTTTGCAGTACCGTTTTATATCTATTTATAGATACAAGCCCATCTTTGCCTCcactttcttctccctcctcctgtttttgagggaggaaaaaagcccaaCTGTGTCAGCTGGCCTTTGAGTGACCCATTCCATCAGGTCAGCACCAGCACCCACCTGTCCTACTGAAGAAACCACTCTCTGTTGCAGTCTTGTAGCTCACTAGCTGCAAACATCCAAGCCTCTTCAACAAACCAGAAGAAAGCCTACTGGGTAGCACCTGCTTTTAATATGCAGCGCTGACTTCAGCAATATATTTCATCTAAGTCAAGATTACCAAAacaacagaatcacagaatgggtcaggttgcaAGGACAACAGTGGGTCATTTGGTCcaacttccctgctccagcagggtcatcctacagcacatggcacaggactgTGTCCTGACAGTTCTTGaacatctccagtgagggagactccacaacctctctgggcaacctgcacCAGAGTGCAGTCACccccacagtaaagaagttcttcctcatattcaggtagaacttcctgtgcatcagtttctgcccattgcttcttgtcctattgctcagcACCACTGAGAAGGCTCCATCTTCTTGGCGTCCTCCCTTTACATATTTATGCACAACAGTGAGGTCCCCTCTGTCATCTCTCCTCGAGGcagaacaggcccagctccctcagctcttccttttaggagagatgctccagtccccccATGATCCTCGTTGGCCCCAAACGACCTCTGCTCTGCGCCCTCCGGCAAAGGCCGCCCTGTCACCTGCTCCCACTATCAACCTTGCAGCACACCTACGCCGGCGATCCAGCTGGAGGAGACACTGGGAAGCCGCGGCCAGTAAGGAGCGAAGCCTCACGGCAGCAGCCGGCATGGAGCCCAGGCGGAAcgggggccgggccgtgccccgcCGAGGCCGCGGCCACCCCGGCCGCCCTCCGCTCGCCCCCCCCGCCGATGCGGCCGCGGCCCTCCCGCCCCGCAGCGCCCGGTGCCGCTCCGGGCCGGGCGGGGATCCCGGGCAGCGGGGAGGGGAAGGGCCGGGAGCAGCCCCCGCGGCCGGAGATGCGCCCCCGCCCGCTGCCCCTGCCCCGGGCGCTTACTGTAAGTGACGGTGACGGTCACCGGGGCTCCGGGCGCCGCCATCTCGCCCCGCCACAGGGAACCGTCCGCGGCGCTGCCGGGCCGCGTCACTTCCGGAGCAGGAAAACGGGAATGCCGTTTTCCCGGTCTGCTCTCACGGCGGCACCGCCGGGCAGCTCCCGACAGCAGCAGGGACGCGGCCGAGGCGGGCCTGGCGTAAACGGGaccttttcttccccatcccaAGCCAGGCCCCGCCTCTGGCCAGCCCGGTGCCCGTGACGCTGATAACCTGCCCCCCGCCCTGTCCTTCGCACCACAGTCATCACCAAAAACGCCACACAAAGGGATCTGCTAATCTACGTGATTTTATGTCTCCATAGAATACATAAAGTTAATGATAACCCGAGCAGTTTTCAAGAAGGTTACAAGTACAATCGCATAAAAGTTTCAGGACTGCAGTagtttaaaaattgctttcagtTCTTTTATCAAACAGGCGTAGTAATAAGGGAGCTATTTTACAGAGAGTAAGCAGCAACGTGTAGTCTTAGTCTCAAGAAACATAATACAAAGTCAAAATAAACCTCAGCTATCAACAGCCACCACTAGTCTTCACGTTTTACTTTGTCCATAAGATACGGAAATCAAAACCTATCAGACTGACTGTTTCCACTGAAGGGAACTGCGATGAATTTTCCATTAACAGAAAAGTCAGTAGTAGAACAACTTTCTCCAAAGAAAGAACACCACCAGCCACTCATATTGCATTCTAGGATGTAGTGATATTAAGGTTACACTGGAAGGACAAGTTctccagaattaaaaaaaaaaaaaaaaaaaaagattcttaaTACAATTCAGAAAGTATAGTTCATTATATCCATTGTGCTTTTGAAACATTTATGTTGCAGGGATCTTTGGCAACCCAAATTCATCCACCAATACGCCATCCTgtaggaaagaagaagaaggtggTTAACGACTCTCCACCAACCAGAACATTTCACAGACACTTCCTTACTACTTCTACAAAGTGTCTGTATCTGCAATTGCCACTGTGTGACAGCTGGAATCAAAACAAGAGCATCAGTGTTCTTCCTCATTACGAAGCTCTATTAAAGCCCCAAAAGCAAACATACAGAAGCCTTTCTTATGGTTTTAAGACTAGAGCTGTAATGGTACACTTAAATTCTACTGGCAGTGTTTGATAGGAGTGACAAAATGTCATTCTAGTTCTTCTAAACATAATTAAAAGCATTCAGTACACTGTATTCTCAAATTCTCTGTATTTAGCATCCATACATATAATACATAAATAACATACATAAAACATTAAGCACAGTGTTTTGTTCAAAATATTAAGGATCCCAAATATCAAGCAACCAACACAAATGTGATtaatccaaaacaaacaaaatgtattttgctgtTAAAGAGCAAAGGACTCACTTTGTTTTTTGTGTCTGTAGGAGTGACCTCTGGGATTGCTGGAGCAGATGCGGCTTCATCTAAGTAGGAATTGTCTTCATCAGCTAAAAGCTCATCACCTAATGCATCCAGTTCTGAAATTACATTATGTTGgttgaaaaattttgaaataagttCCTTTTGCAAGAGAAAAGCTGCTCTTAGACTCAGGATTCATACTGAATGCTTACATTCAGACTCACTCAGCATCAGTCATCAGtcataaatacacacacacacaggagaGAACCTTCTTCCCTGCTTTGTAGCATTCCATTGGTATCTCATGTTTGTCTCATGCTCTTGTTACTTCTCTTAAAGCAAATCCAGctttactgtttaaaaaaagctgttaaagctttttaaaacacatttaaagtATTTGaccaatgaaataaaaaatcacTGAATGACAGTATGATGATTTTTATATTcagtaacaaaaaaatcaccctCCCCCTTCCTAACCTGCTTCCAAATCATCTTCATCAATCTCTGGTGTTCCATAGCTACGGCTCAGTGCCTCCTGGACTTCATTGGCTTCTTCCATCATATCTTCCAACTGATCTTGTATGTCCTGAAGCAAGAATCATTTTAAATTGGTCCATATTTACTCAAATTCAGTTTAGAAATTCCAAAATACAAAGCACTCAATTCTTTTAATGCATAAACCATTTTTTTGAAGCAGCAATAATACAGGTCAAGACACACACATTCAGGACAAGAGTAcctgaaaatcagaaaaggtATGAAATGCAGACAAATTAAATCTACCATCTGGAAAATAAGCACTAACCTGAGTGGTGCCACAGCATAATTCAGAAGATATATTAGCATAATTATTGGCAGTGTACTTGAGTACAAGTACAAACAACAAAGGTTTACAATGCAGGCCATATATAAAAAACAATACGAAAGAGAACTTAAAGGAGTTCAGCACTGGCATTGGGTAAGAGTTTAAATGCAGCGTACTTGAAATTATATTTAGAGATCTTATGGGGGGGGGTTTATGCATTTTCTGAAGTCAGGGCCAGGCCTTGCGGACATTTGGCTGGTGTTTCTTTGgttctgggttttgttctttttcatcaGGCACTACCTTGAACTGGGAGATTAAAGGACTAATATGCACGTTACTAGTATAGGGAaacaaaaaaggacaaaaaaagccACAGCAGGAAGTATCCACTAACATTTATGCTGAAGTGCAAGGAAAGGAGAGATTGAAGATTAGTTCAGCAAGGAAACAATAATCAGTACAATAAGGCAAACAACTGATTGTGCAATACCAGAAAAATCAGGAAGGAATTATGATGGTGGTCCCATAAATAAGGCAGACAAACTCACGTGAACTAAAATAGTCACCTTCAAATTACATAGTTCACTCACCACTATTTCAGTAcgttatttttgttctttaatcATTTAAACTATAAAAGCTCACCTCAATCTGATCAATCTTGACTTGCTTGTAagctttcttcatttctttcacCCCCAGTTTCATTGCATCCACCTAGAAGAGCCAAACATCATACTTGtatctaatatctaatctagcACTGattaaacaaattaaacaaGTTTGAGATTAATAAACTAGTACCGTTGTCTTTGTATCCTTCAGTGCCTGAATAGTGTAATTAGCTTGTTCCATATTAAAAGACTGCTGTGACAGATTATCCCTCTGTTGTTCATacctgtttaaaaaaaggcaaataacgACTTTAAAACACCACACTATTTATTACCACAAACACTCCTAATTTTTTAAGAgttgaaaaagcagcagcagtagtcTAAAGATATGAAcagatttgggtttttatttttcacttattATAGAGAATTGCAGAATAAAGAGCTTCATAAAAATCTGGCCATTATGCATTCCTGCGTACTTGAAGCTGACAAAGCTATTCCTGAACTAAGCTTTGTTTTAACTGACAGCAACACCATATTTGCCTAGACTGACAAAGTAGGTGAGGATACAGCAAAAGTTTAATCACAATAAGCTAGACATGCATGCCATGCTCACTAATGCTgtaaggagaagggaagagttAGCAGGTTATCCAAACCACAGTGGTTCCACACTGGAGTTTttcagggcagggaggagggggaagataGCATACCAAAACGAAACCTTTAAGGGTaaccacagagaaaagaaagactttaaaaattaagaaatcatCCTTCTTGAAGCTAAACTTGTATCAAATCAAGAATGTAAACTATGTCAAGTTAAACAAAAGAAcgaaaacataaaaatgaacCATGAGTCCTTCTAACATGAAAAGCAGGAGGTCTGATAGACAAGAAGGATCCAAATGCAAAACCTTCTGGACAACTAATGACTGCATATATTACTGTTCCACAAGATCTGAAAGAAATGACTGAGGGATATGACAATAGCCTATTATGAGGGGCCCAGTACTCCCACCAAGGAAGATCAGCAAGCAGCATAgtcaaaaaacagaaaaaaaaacccctaaagcCCAAAATCAAGCACTCCTCCTCACAACATCTAATTAAAGTACTGCATTCCTTGCCATTTGATATTTTAGATGGTAAGAGTTCACTAATACTTAACAAGTAATTGAGTGAGTCCATAAAGGTACAATTCATCTGAGGGATGTGAAATACAAGATGATGGGAGCTTTGGATCAGACAGCTTCTTAGATTTGCAGTTCATGGACTATGACATATTCCAGTGAAACATTCCTGAACACTTGCCATGTTCTGATATTCTTTCCGTTGGATCTGTTGCTGGACACTTTCAAGACAGGACACTAGACAAGACCAGACCACAGGACCATCTATCCTGTCCACTTGGGGGTCTCTGTAGAGCCACAATTACCTGCACTACATCTGCTCAAGTCCTCAAGGGTGTCCATAAAGAAGAGGTAAATTTCCAGTAAACCAGAGCAAGATCCTCAAATACACAACTCACAGTAATCAATCAATAATATAAAATGAGGCAATCTCTCAGAAAATTTAGGAGCCAAACATATTTGTAATAATGAACAGACTTAGGTCATCTTGTACCAATCCAAATTTATATACTGACATATAAATCATAAACATGCTGATGCAAAATCTGTAAGGAGATGCTTCTGAAAGACTtgttcagcatttttctttaaagaatgcTCAGGAGAGTactggaaagagaaatgaaagtgTGCCTTTGCCCCCCAAAGAAAACAACCTTTTATTAACTACAAGCTCAGAAAGGTTTCAACTTACATCCGCTTCTGCTTTAACACTCTCAGTGCTTTCTGCTTTACTGTATTCTGAAAGACACAATAGTGttacattaggaaaaaatatctgACTTTACACTTGGTTATCCTGTTTAAACCTAATGCATTGGATTTAAGTTTTCCAAAAAATTCTCAGTTACTAGTGCCAAAAGTTTAACA
This genomic stretch from Corvus hawaiiensis isolate bCorHaw1 chromosome 30, bCorHaw1.pri.cur, whole genome shotgun sequence harbors:
- the CHMP5 gene encoding charged multivesicular body protein 5 translates to MNRFFGKAKPKAPPPSLTDCIGTVDSRAESIDKKIARLDAELVKYKDQMKKMREGPAKNTVKQKALRVLKQKRMYEQQRDNLSQQSFNMEQANYTIQALKDTKTTVDAMKLGVKEMKKAYKQVKIDQIEDIQDQLEDMMEEANEVQEALSRSYGTPEIDEDDLEAELDALGDELLADEDNSYLDEAASAPAIPEVTPTDTKNKDGVLVDEFGLPKIPAT